One Aegilops tauschii subsp. strangulata cultivar AL8/78 chromosome 7, Aet v6.0, whole genome shotgun sequence genomic window carries:
- the LOC120969031 gene encoding protein FAR1-RELATED SEQUENCE 5-like, translating into MGKPRREIMFDTIDISNIACRDRVGDCATDIADTMKLLADMQRRRPGFHHVEETENNVVCSLFWTDSLCKMNYDLYADFVSFDTTFSTNIYALPFAPIIGVDNHGSTVLFGVGLLKDEKIGSFKWLLSTFVKAMGDQDEFERAWKAAISVHKAEGNKHLNTLWELRNFWVPAYFKDCFYPFSSTTTHSESTNSMRKNYVDHRDTIKSFADGYHMIQQNCLATLAKKRHRREEKAPSLETGFLIERQASQVYTNEIFRKFQLELRNRTYFKCSDLAKGRLYFFLKITEPGENVWKPYPGEEFDRSDFKVDVDEQKEIYSCCCKKMSRDGIQCCHVLKVMDQTGMIDQLPKSFVIPRWTRNLSESLKVLSTSQGDSMTVQDDETMRFGLAYTELSDICSNACRKEKAYRVLRECMVDMKIKVMAALAEEPDTGILAETLKNPPMSGSKGTKKGDRMKASSEKKGKGNKEATKCGRCRVKGHRKTNCPDNPEVQERMRIEEEKRKSQQEKRVNRLNSYWGCTRVEKEEWIAEHSKTRPHVER; encoded by the exons ATGGGGAAACCGAGGCGAGAAATTATGTTCGACACGATTGACATAAGCAACATTGCATGCCGGGACAGGGTTGGAGACTGCGCCACTGATATCGCAGACACCATGAAATTGTTAGCCGATATGCAGAGGCGGAGGCCGGGATTTCACCATGTGGAAGAGACAGAGAACAATGTAGTGTGCAGCCTATTTTGGACAGACTCCTTGTGTAAGATGAATTATGATCTATATGCAGATTTCGTGTCTTTTGACACGACATTCTCTACGAATATATATGCCTTGCCATTTGCACCAATTATAGGTGTCGACAACCATGGGTCGACCGTCCTGTTTGGAGTAGGTCTTTTGAAGGATGAGAAAATAGGGTCATTCAAGTGGCTCCTAAGCACGTTTGTCAAGGCAATGGGAG ATCAAGACGAGTTTGAGCGTGCGTGGAAAGCAGCAATTTCTGTGCACAAGGCGGAAGGCAACAAACACCTGAACACGCTATGGGAACTCCGAAATTTCTGGGTGCCGGCCTACTTCAAGGACTGCTTCTATCCTTTCTCGTCAACAACCACTCACAGTGAGAGCACGAATTCGATGCGGAAGAATTACGTCGACCACAGGGACACAATAAAAAGTTTTGCTGATGGGTACCACATGATTCAGCAAAATTGCCTCGCCACGCTTGCCAAGAAAAGACACCGAAGAGAAGAGAAGGCGCCATCACTAGAGACGGGTTTTCTGATTGAAAGACAAGCAAGTCAAGTGTACACGAATGAAATTTTCAGGAAATTCCAGCTGGAGCTACGGAACCGGACTTACTTCAAGTGCTCTGATCTGGCAAAGGGGAGGCTATATTTTTTTTTAAAGATTACTGAGCCTGGAGAAAATGTGTGGAAACCATATCCGGGCGAGGAATTTGACAGGTCTGACTTCAAGGTAGATGTGGATGAGCAAAAAGAAATATACAGTTGTTGCTGCAAGAAAATGAGTAGGGATGGCATTCAGTGCTGCCATGTGCTTAAGGTGATGGACCAAACAGGCATGATCGATCAACTTCCAAAATCCTTTGTCATCCCCAGATGGACCAGGAATCTATCAGAGAGTCTGAAAGTTCTATCTACAAGTCAAGGTGATAGCATGACTGTACAAGACGATGAAACTATGAGATTCGGCCTCGCTTACACTGAGTTGTCGGATATCTGCTCAAATGCTTGCAGAAAAGAGAAGGCATACCGTGTGCTGCGTGAGTGTATggtagatatgaaaataaaagtcATGGCGGCACTTGCAGAGGAACCAGACACAGGCATTCTTGCCGAAACTCTCAAGAACCCTCCCATGAGTGGCTCAAAGGGCACAAAAAAGGGAGATCGGATGAAAGCTAGTTCTGAGAAGAAAGGAAAAGGCAACAAAGAAGCAACCAAGTGCGGCCGTTGTAGAGTAAAGGGTCACAGGAAAACAAACTGCCCGGATAACCCAGAAGTCCAGGAGAGGATGAGGATTGAAGAGGAGAAGAGGAAATCACAGCAGGAGAAGAGG GTAAATAGGTTGAATAGCTACTGGGGTTGCACAAGGGTCGAGAAGGAAGAATGGATCGCTGAACATTCAAAAACAAGGCCGCACGTGGAGCGATGA